One genomic window of Verrucomicrobiia bacterium includes the following:
- a CDS encoding cupin domain-containing protein, with the protein MANFHIAQLDALPAVRCPCGHARRAFADPGHAASVHIVNIEADSRAHYHKKMTEIYVILEGEGHVELDGQLYPVKPLTAIYIQPGCRHRAVGKLTLLNLPIPAFDPADEWFD; encoded by the coding sequence ATGGCCAACTTTCACATCGCCCAACTGGATGCCCTGCCTGCCGTGCGCTGCCCCTGCGGCCATGCCCGCCGCGCCTTTGCCGACCCGGGCCACGCCGCCAGTGTGCATATCGTCAACATCGAGGCTGATTCCCGGGCGCATTATCACAAAAAGATGACGGAAATTTACGTCATTCTGGAGGGCGAAGGCCATGTGGAATTGGACGGGCAGCTTTATCCGGTGAAACCCCTGACCGCCATTTACATCCAGCCCGGCTGCCGGCATCGGGCGGTGGGGAAATTGACCCTGCTCAACCTCCCCATTCCCGCCTTTGATCCGGCGGATGAATGGTTTGATTGA